DNA from Synergistes jonesii:
GAACTGAAAAGAGGCAGGCTTATGGAAAAATATATAATGACTTTGGAAGAGAAATTCTCAAAAATCAGCAATGGATATAAAGAAATCGAAATGCGGGCTGCGGCGGATTTCAAGTCGTATGGTCGGGAAAAAATAGCCGGATTGGCCAGAAAAGCGTATCGCTCAGATGTTTATCAAGTAAGAATGTACGGCGTGTTTTTATTTGGATATATCTCTGATGACGACGCCATATTGAAATTTCTAAAAGAAGAAGTCTCAAAAGATGAAAATTGGCGCGTCCAAGAGATATTGGCTAAATCATTCGATGAACATTGCAAGATCGTCGGCTATGAAAATTCACTTGCTATAATTGAAGAATGGTTAAGCTCAGACAATCCCAATACGCGGCGGGCAGCAGCCGAGGGGTTACGAATATGGACGGGCAGAGCGTATTTCAAAGATAACCCGAATGAAGCGATAAAGCTCCTTTCGCGCTTAAACGGCGATGAAAGCGAATATGTAAGAAAATCTGTGGGTAACGCATTAAGAGA
Protein-coding regions in this window:
- a CDS encoding DNA alkylation repair protein, producing MEKYIMTLEEKFSKISNGYKEIEMRAAADFKSYGREKIAGLARKAYRSDVYQVRMYGVFLFGYISDDDAILKFLKEEVSKDENWRVQEILAKSFDEHCKIVGYENSLAIIEEWLSSDNPNTRRAAAEGLRIWTGRAYFKDNPNEAIKLLSRLNGDESEYVRKSVGNALRDISKKYPELVEKELNSWDISNKRVAQVYKLAYRRIKDNDPER